One window from the genome of Gimesia aquarii encodes:
- a CDS encoding sigma-70 family RNA polymerase sigma factor — MQKTARRRSSSAVQNPLETYLKEINETALLSADEERDLSRRIESGDKEARDRMVRANLRLVVNIARAYAGKGLPLQDLIEEGNLGLLRAVEGFDPDMGTRFSTYASYWIKQSIKRALVNSAKTIRIPAYMVELLTKWRRATAQLQDSLDRTPTTEEVAKELDLPPKKLKIVKKAIQLYNSSPQSEQQDAGWSLGEMIPDERLKGPDDELVENDNLKHVFRLLKEIPDREANILRMRFGLDGDEPKTLKEIGQTLGLTRERVRQIESEALKKLAKEITGE; from the coding sequence ATGCAGAAAACTGCTCGACGGCGCTCCTCTTCAGCCGTACAGAATCCGTTAGAAACATACCTCAAAGAAATTAACGAAACCGCCCTGCTCTCAGCAGATGAAGAAAGAGATCTTTCTCGTCGTATTGAAAGTGGCGATAAAGAGGCCCGCGACCGGATGGTGCGTGCGAATTTGCGGTTGGTCGTTAATATTGCCCGTGCTTATGCCGGTAAAGGGTTACCGCTTCAAGATCTGATTGAAGAAGGTAATCTTGGATTGTTACGAGCCGTAGAAGGTTTCGACCCCGATATGGGGACCCGGTTCAGTACGTATGCCAGCTACTGGATTAAACAATCAATCAAGCGGGCACTTGTGAATTCTGCGAAAACAATTCGTATTCCCGCTTACATGGTTGAGTTGCTCACCAAATGGCGACGCGCGACGGCGCAGCTTCAAGATTCGCTTGATCGAACTCCCACTACGGAAGAAGTCGCAAAAGAATTAGATCTGCCTCCGAAAAAGTTGAAGATTGTTAAGAAAGCGATTCAGCTTTATAACTCTTCACCACAATCAGAACAACAGGACGCTGGCTGGTCGCTCGGAGAGATGATTCCCGATGAGCGATTGAAAGGTCCCGATGATGAGTTGGTTGAGAATGACAACCTTAAGCACGTTTTTCGTTTGTTGAAAGAAATTCCCGATCGCGAAGCCAATATTCTACGCATGCGTTTTGGGTTGGATGGCGACGAACCAAAAACACTTAAGGAGATCGGCCAGACATTGGGGCTGACCCGAGAACGTGTGCGTCAGATTGAAAGCGAAGCACTCAAAAAATTAGCTAAGGAAATTACCGGGGAATAA